The following proteins are co-located in the Solanum pennellii chromosome 8, SPENNV200 genome:
- the LOC107027365 gene encoding uncharacterized protein LOC107027365, whose amino-acid sequence MAQTSFGLLATILLLLLVVLAEGGPPKPLKVKCQDKKFASCYHKDLFCPVNCPRTCIADCDSCQPICVPQLPPPKPRSPKKVKCQDKNFPKCYHKDLFCPVNCPRTCIVDCDSCQPICVPPPLPPPKPRSPMKVKCQDKKFPKCYRKTFACPANCPRSCIADCDSCQPVCLPLSPPLPTPPTPPSTPNSPPPPDQAAGGKSVSCKNKLYPQCYRQEHQCPSACPNTCEVDCVTCSPICDCNRPGAVCQDPRFVGADGLTFYFHGKKDDNFCLVTDSNLHINAHFIGRRNENMKRDFTWVQSLGILYNNHKLFISAKKTSTWNDALDRLDLAFDGQSITLPNREGVKYLEPDSNTTITRNRDTNSVVIEVEGNFQIKARVVPITEKESRIHKYGITEDDCFAHLDLGFKFYSLSEKVNGVLGQTYGSNYVSRVKMGIEMPVLGGDKEFASSSIFSTDCAVSRFSTTNNQEYDDFKCSSGMDGKGVVC is encoded by the exons ATGGCTCAAACAAGTTTTGGGCTTCTCGCCACgatcctcctcctccttcttgtGGTTTTGGCTGAGGGTGGACCTCCTAAACCTTTGAAAGTGAAATGCCAAGACAAGAAATTCGCGAGTTGTTATCACAAAGATCTTTTCTGTCCTGTCAATTGTCCGCGTACATGTATAGCTGACTGTGACTCATGTCAACCTATTTGTGTTCCTCAACTTCCACCACCAAAACCTCGTTCACCTAAGAAAGTGAAATGCCAAGACAAGAACTTCCCAAAATGTTATCACAAAGACCTTTTTTGTCCTGTCAATTGTCCGCGTACATGTATAGTTGATTGTGACTCATGCCAACCTATTTGTGTTCCTCCACCACTTCCACCACCAAAACCTCGTTCACCTATGAAAGTAAAATGCCAAGACAAGAAATTCCCAAAATGTTATCGTAAGACCTTTGCATGCCCTGCTAATTGTCCGCGTTCATGTATAGCTGACTGTGACTCATGTCAACCCGTCTGTTTACCATTATCGCCTCCATTGCCAACACCTCCTACTCCTCCTTCTACTCCTAACTCACCACCCCCACCAGATCAAGCTGCAGGAGGAAAAAGTGTCTCTTGTAAGAATAAGTTGTACCCTCAATGCTACCGCCAAGAGCATCAATGTCCAAGTGCATGTCCCAATACTTGTGAAGTTGATTGTGTCACTTGCAGCCCCATTTGTG ACTGCAATAGGCCAGGGGCAGTTTgtcaagatccaagatttgtaGGAGCTGATGGACTAACATTCTACTTCCATGGCAAAAAAGACGATAATTTTTGCTTAGTAACCGATTCCAATCTCCACATCAATGCTCATTTCATCGGTAGGAGGAACGAAAACATGAAGAGAGACTTCACTTGGGTACAATCTCTTGGAATTCTCTATAACAATCATAAATTGTTCATAAGTGCCAAAAAGACATCAACATGGAACGATGCATTGGATCGTCTAGACTTAGCCTTCGATGGACAATCAATCACCCTTCCTAATCGCGAAGGGGTCAAGTACTTAGAACCAGATTCAAACACTACAATCACAAGAAATCGCGATACTAACTCTGTTGTGATTGAAGTTGAAGGGAATTTCCAGATAAAAGCTAGAGTGGTTCCGATAACAGAAAAGGAATCGAGGATTCATAAGTATGGTATTACTGAAGACGATTGTTTTGCTCATTTGGATTTGGGGTTCAAGTTTTACTCATTGAGTGAGAAGGTAAATGGAGTATTGGGACAAACTTATGGAAGTAATTATGTGAGCAGAGTGAAAATGGGAATTGAAATGCCTGTTTTAGGTGGGGATAAAGAATTTGCATCCTCAAGTATTTTCTCCACTGATTGTGCTGTTTCAAGATTTTCCACTACTAATAATCAAGAGTATGATGACTTCAAGTGTTCAAGTGGTATGGATGGAAAAGGAGTTGTGTGCTAA